In the genome of Dehalococcoidales bacterium, one region contains:
- the trxA gene encoding thioredoxin, whose translation MVYEITDQSFESEVAESTLPVLLDFWAPWCGPCRMVAPVLEKLSEEYNGRFKICKMDVDQNKDTASRYGIVSIPTLIFFKDGKAVDMVVGAQSESALKEKMDSML comes from the coding sequence ATGGTTTATGAAATAACCGATCAAAGTTTTGAAAGTGAAGTGGCAGAGTCTACGCTGCCCGTATTATTAGATTTTTGGGCCCCGTGGTGCGGTCCCTGCCGTATGGTTGCTCCGGTGCTTGAAAAGCTGTCTGAGGAATATAACGGCAGATTTAAGATTTGTAAGATGGATGTAGACCAAAACAAGGATACGGCATCAAGGTATGGAATAGTGTCAATTCCTACACTTATTTTTTTTAAAGATGGCAAAGCGGTGGATATGGTTGTCGGTGCTCAATCCGAATCGGCGTTAAAAGAAAAAATGGACAGTATGCTTTAA